A genomic segment from Chrysemys picta bellii isolate R12L10 chromosome 11, ASM1138683v2, whole genome shotgun sequence encodes:
- the GULP1 gene encoding PTB domain-containing engulfment adapter protein 1 isoform X6, which yields MPRTCVNSADNFCYVCGEVTFASQKRSITTIVKKAYHLYFGCKIGDQDKRWAPHICCNTSATNLHQWLNRKRKSMPFAVPVIWREPTDHTSNCYFCMVPPVGKGVSKKKKWTVHYPNIPSAIRPVPHGEGLPVPDAPESFSLESDEEEDETSGPEPSMSQDPHFLPSSSSELHLITQGELNDLVRDLELPKSKAELLGSRLQQWNLLAGDVRVSMFRDRQKDLVPFFFMEGDLVACNNIDGVMAALNIVHDPDEWRLFIDSSKTSLKAVLLHNGNVLPSIPVGHAVHMKETYDNMKQLLRCINYDQHQWQLCGDLKVVALLLGLQTGYTKYCCFLCEWDSRARDSHYIKKDWPLRQSLEPG from the coding sequence atgcctcgtacttgtgtgaacagtgcagataacttctgctatgtttgtggtgaagtgacttttgcatcacaaaagcgcagtataaccactatagttaagaaagcctatcacctttattttggctgcaaaattggagatcaggacaagaggtgggccccacacatatgctgcaacactagtgcaacaaatcttcaccagtggttgaacaggaaaaggaaatctatgccttttgcagtgccagtgatttggagagagccaacagatcataccagcaattgttacttctgcatggtgcctccagttgggaaaggtgtgtcaaagaagaaaaagtggactgtgcattatccaaacattccatcagctatacgcccagtaccccacggagaaggactgccggttcctgatgcaccggaatcattctcacttgagtcagatgaggaagaggatgaaacttctggtcctgaaccatcaatgtcacaggacccacattttctcccatcctcctcctctgaactacacctcataacacaaggtgaactgaatgaccttgtcagggatttggaactacccaagagtaaggcagagctgttgggctccagactacagcagtggaatctcctggcaggtgatgttagggtttccatgttccgtgaccgtcaaaaggatcttgtcccattcttcttcatggaaggtgatcttgtagcctgcaacaacatcgatggtgtgatggcagccctcaacatcgttcacgatccagatgagtggagactgttcattgattcatcgaagacgagtcttaaagctgttttactgcataatggcaatgttttgccatcaattccagttggtcatgcagtccatatgaaggaaacctatgacaacatgaaacaacttttgaggtgcataaactatgaccaacatcagtggcagctttgtggcgatttgaaggttgttgctctcttgcttggtctgcagactggatacacaaagtactgctgttttctctgcgaatgggatagtcgtgcaagagattcccactacatcaagaaagattggccactccgacaatcattggagcctgggtag